A single genomic interval of Flavihumibacter rivuli harbors:
- a CDS encoding SusC/RagA family TonB-linked outer membrane protein yields the protein MRKLLIMTACMIALGGQLFAQTRTIKGRVTDATGKPVANASVMVKGTKNGTTTAEDGSYTITIPENAKDLVVSAVGYGELEQRIGNGDAINISLTTQDKNLQEVVVVGYQSSKRRDLTGSVATVSAKEFEQVPIASFTQILQGKAPGVNIVGVNGRPGAAAYIRIRGVGSISAGSEPLIIIDGVPANSNILNAINPNDIENVSVLKDAASASIYGSRGSNGVMVVTTKRGKGKPQLTYRFQYGVKERTGDINMGLMSAEEKLQYEYDFGYENSYVTQAIATLAQNGQVPAGSAIFDLNDAQRQAVWSEVLKGKTNWEDYLFQRAPLRSHEISLNGSDRKFKYYMSLSSYDEDGVAITSNFKRTGGRLNVEYEATDWFKIGNNLSVYHTRDQLVRERYNAQSPYTAYYLYNPYEPAYLPDGDYNIPVAGFPILEAVKNNPEFTEQITGITNLYGEFTFFKDLKIKSSLALNYNNYKREAYTKPGSFLDQILRLGGSKTDNGFDDFTYVWTNTANYTKSVRDVHNFRILAGTEYNENNFKSYTMTGQGFPTASVSTLDNASTPLRLGTSKSDWSLFSLFGQLGYNFDQKYYVDFSLRRDGSSRFGANNKYGTFWAVGAGWNLSDEAFLKNASWINLLKLRGSVGTSGNYNIGNYASLALFAVNVSYNNQPAAVPSAAGNSNLTWEKNFNYDLGVDFEFFNNRLRGSVEAYHRTTSDLLLNVPISQGTGFGTILQNKGEMVNKGIEAALQYDILRTKDLTWNVFANFTYNQNRITELYGGSEFIPTTLSRYQIGEPINVFFLNRWAGVDPQTGEQQFLDKDGKPTTAFSGGDAVVLSGKAPDPRWFGSFGTAVNYKGFELNAQFYYSGGNYVMNYNYQATASDGENIFYPQLKEALNYWKQPGDIVKYPSPNSATAYQTFDTDKYLQKGDYLRLRNLTLAYNLPSNILNRIKMQRLRFYVQGQNLFTVTNFYGDPEVGLANGESFNVRPGLATLFGYPQTKALTFGVDVTF from the coding sequence ATGAGAAAACTCCTGATCATGACTGCGTGCATGATTGCCCTGGGTGGGCAGTTATTTGCACAGACCCGTACCATCAAGGGGCGGGTTACAGATGCCACAGGTAAGCCTGTGGCCAATGCATCCGTTATGGTGAAAGGTACCAAGAATGGTACCACTACTGCCGAGGACGGATCCTATACTATTACCATTCCGGAGAATGCCAAAGACCTCGTCGTATCCGCGGTAGGTTATGGCGAACTGGAACAGCGCATTGGCAATGGTGATGCAATCAACATTTCCCTTACTACACAGGACAAGAACCTGCAGGAAGTGGTGGTGGTTGGTTACCAGTCTTCCAAGCGCAGGGACCTGACGGGTTCAGTAGCAACTGTATCTGCCAAGGAATTTGAGCAGGTACCTATTGCTTCTTTCACCCAGATACTCCAGGGTAAGGCCCCTGGTGTTAACATTGTTGGTGTGAACGGCCGCCCGGGTGCAGCTGCGTATATCCGTATCCGTGGGGTTGGATCAATTTCTGCAGGCAGTGAGCCGCTGATCATCATTGATGGTGTTCCGGCCAACTCCAATATCCTGAACGCCATTAACCCCAACGACATTGAGAATGTCAGCGTATTGAAGGATGCAGCTTCTGCATCCATTTACGGTTCTCGTGGTTCTAATGGTGTAATGGTAGTGACTACCAAGCGCGGTAAGGGTAAACCACAGCTGACCTACCGGTTCCAGTATGGTGTGAAGGAAAGGACAGGCGACATCAATATGGGCCTGATGAGTGCTGAGGAGAAGTTGCAGTATGAGTATGATTTTGGTTATGAGAACAGTTATGTTACACAGGCCATTGCCACCCTGGCACAGAACGGACAGGTACCCGCAGGTTCTGCAATATTTGACCTGAACGATGCCCAGCGCCAGGCTGTTTGGTCTGAAGTATTGAAGGGAAAGACCAACTGGGAAGATTATCTTTTCCAAAGGGCTCCCCTGCGTTCACATGAGATCTCGCTGAACGGTTCCGACAGGAAGTTCAAGTATTATATGTCCTTGTCTTCCTATGATGAGGACGGTGTGGCCATCACTTCCAACTTCAAGCGTACAGGTGGCCGACTGAATGTAGAATACGAAGCAACAGACTGGTTCAAGATCGGTAATAACCTTTCGGTTTACCATACCCGTGACCAGCTGGTAAGGGAGCGTTATAATGCGCAGAGCCCTTACACTGCCTACTACCTGTACAATCCTTATGAGCCGGCATATCTTCCTGACGGAGATTATAATATTCCTGTTGCAGGTTTCCCCATCCTTGAGGCGGTGAAGAACAACCCTGAATTTACCGAGCAGATCACTGGTATTACCAACCTGTATGGTGAGTTCACCTTCTTCAAGGACCTTAAGATCAAGTCTTCGCTGGCGCTGAATTACAACAACTACAAGCGTGAAGCTTATACCAAGCCTGGTTCATTCCTTGACCAGATCCTGCGTTTGGGAGGTTCCAAGACCGATAATGGTTTTGATGACTTCACTTATGTTTGGACCAACACGGCCAATTATACCAAGTCGGTCCGTGATGTGCACAACTTCAGGATCCTTGCCGGTACCGAGTATAACGAGAATAATTTCAAATCTTACACCATGACCGGTCAGGGTTTCCCCACAGCATCCGTGAGCACCCTGGACAACGCGTCTACGCCACTGAGGTTGGGTACCAGCAAATCTGACTGGTCGCTGTTCTCCTTGTTCGGACAACTTGGTTATAACTTTGACCAGAAGTATTATGTGGACTTCTCCTTGCGTCGTGACGGAAGCTCCCGTTTTGGTGCAAACAACAAGTATGGTACCTTCTGGGCAGTTGGTGCAGGTTGGAACCTGAGTGACGAAGCCTTCCTGAAGAATGCCAGCTGGATCAACCTCCTGAAACTCCGTGGATCAGTGGGCACATCAGGTAACTACAATATCGGTAACTATGCCTCACTGGCATTGTTCGCAGTGAACGTTTCCTATAACAACCAGCCTGCAGCAGTTCCCTCTGCAGCTGGTAACTCCAATCTTACCTGGGAGAAGAACTTCAACTATGACCTTGGAGTGGATTTTGAGTTCTTCAATAACCGCTTAAGGGGTAGTGTTGAAGCCTACCACAGGACAACATCTGACCTGTTGCTGAATGTGCCTATCTCACAAGGTACAGGTTTCGGTACCATCCTGCAGAATAAGGGTGAAATGGTCAACAAGGGTATCGAAGCAGCATTGCAGTATGATATCCTTCGCACCAAGGACCTTACCTGGAATGTATTTGCCAACTTTACTTACAACCAGAACAGGATCACGGAACTGTATGGTGGTTCTGAGTTCATCCCAACCACACTCAGCCGCTACCAGATCGGTGAACCCATCAACGTATTCTTCCTGAACCGTTGGGCGGGTGTTGATCCACAGACAGGCGAGCAGCAGTTCCTTGATAAAGACGGTAAGCCCACCACAGCATTCTCTGGTGGTGATGCCGTGGTACTAAGTGGTAAGGCACCGGATCCCCGCTGGTTTGGTTCATTTGGTACAGCAGTTAACTACAAGGGTTTTGAACTGAATGCCCAGTTCTACTATAGTGGTGGTAACTATGTAATGAACTATAACTACCAGGCAACTGCAAGTGATGGTGAGAATATATTCTACCCGCAGTTGAAAGAAGCCCTGAATTACTGGAAGCAGCCTGGTGATATTGTAAAGTATCCTAGTCCTAATAGTGCAACGGCCTACCAGACATTCGATACTGATAAGTATTTGCAGAAGGGTGACTACCTGCGTTTGCGGAACCTTACCCTTGCCTATAACCTGCCGTCCAATATCCTCAACCGCATTAAAATGCAGCGGTTACGCTTCTATGTTCAGGGTCAGAACCTGTTCACTGTAACCAATTTCTACGGCGATCCTGAGGTAGGTCTCGCTAACGGCGAATCCTTCAACGTTCGTCCGGGACTTGCAACACTGTTTGGATATCCCCAAACCAAGGCATTGACCTTTGGTGTAGATGTAACATTTTAA
- a CDS encoding RagB/SusD family nutrient uptake outer membrane protein, which produces MKHINIRNKVAAAVLASTMLLTACDKKVLDVGPYASIPFESAFSTPAQVELSMNGVYDAGQSGFYSGGAVRGYPFGAANIEQGDMRGEDMLNQALFYQITYEATYNSGTLNNNFMFFTLYNMINKANLMVEGSRFAGTNTIITDAAAKQYEAEARFLRAMAHHELVINFARPYADGNGAQKGIIYRDFPITDPASIEAARSLTRETVAQNYTKILADLDFAETNLPATGAAGNAIANGFTGTYRATKAAAIALKMRVKMHMRDWAGVITEGNKLVPAAAPFVSPIGGWALTSTPEGPFANNLSTESIFSIRNNATDNPGVNGALAPMYGNPNLGGRGLVRVSPVIWSDADWKCSDLRRENGKMVDVITNTSGAITAVFSKKYRDITNSSDAAPQIRYAEVLLTLAEAEARQNGLTQRAVDLMNAVRNRSVLAGDERYTLASFADAKALITAILKERRIEFLAEGKRWGDIHRLALDADFAPIAGGGIPSKYGTGASVTGRMNCAGGVTLTRAVPAIPYSDFRFIWPIPLDETQQNPNFEQNPNY; this is translated from the coding sequence ATGAAACATATCAATATCAGAAATAAAGTTGCTGCTGCGGTCCTGGCCAGTACCATGCTGCTGACCGCCTGTGACAAGAAAGTATTGGACGTAGGTCCATACGCCAGTATTCCTTTTGAATCTGCCTTTTCCACACCTGCCCAGGTGGAACTGTCCATGAACGGTGTGTACGATGCCGGCCAGAGTGGTTTCTATTCTGGTGGTGCCGTGCGTGGATATCCTTTTGGTGCAGCCAATATTGAGCAGGGGGATATGCGTGGTGAGGACATGCTGAACCAGGCATTGTTCTACCAGATCACTTATGAGGCTACCTATAACTCTGGTACCCTGAACAACAACTTCATGTTCTTCACCTTGTATAACATGATCAACAAGGCGAACCTGATGGTGGAGGGTTCACGTTTTGCAGGTACCAATACCATTATTACAGATGCAGCTGCCAAGCAGTACGAGGCTGAGGCCCGTTTCCTGCGTGCGATGGCCCACCATGAACTGGTAATCAACTTCGCCCGTCCCTACGCTGATGGAAATGGTGCCCAGAAGGGTATTATTTACCGCGACTTCCCGATCACTGATCCTGCTTCCATTGAAGCAGCACGCAGCCTGACCCGTGAAACCGTTGCCCAGAACTATACCAAGATCCTGGCTGACCTGGATTTTGCTGAGACCAACCTGCCAGCCACCGGTGCTGCGGGTAATGCCATTGCCAATGGCTTTACCGGTACCTACCGTGCCACCAAGGCTGCCGCTATTGCCCTCAAGATGCGTGTGAAAATGCACATGCGTGACTGGGCTGGCGTGATCACAGAAGGAAACAAGCTGGTTCCTGCCGCTGCTCCTTTTGTAAGCCCGATCGGTGGATGGGCGTTGACCTCTACTCCTGAAGGTCCATTTGCCAACAACCTTTCTACTGAATCCATCTTCTCTATCAGGAATAACGCTACCGATAACCCTGGTGTGAACGGTGCGTTGGCCCCCATGTACGGTAACCCCAACCTGGGTGGTCGTGGACTGGTTCGCGTAAGCCCGGTTATCTGGAGCGATGCTGACTGGAAGTGTTCTGACCTGAGAAGGGAAAATGGCAAGATGGTGGATGTGATCACCAATACTTCTGGTGCCATCACTGCTGTATTCAGCAAGAAGTATCGTGATATCACCAATTCATCTGATGCTGCTCCCCAGATCCGTTATGCAGAAGTACTGCTGACCCTTGCTGAAGCAGAAGCCCGCCAGAATGGTCTCACCCAGAGGGCTGTAGACCTGATGAATGCGGTTCGTAACCGTTCCGTACTCGCAGGTGACGAGCGTTATACCCTTGCCAGCTTCGCTGATGCCAAGGCCCTTATCACTGCCATCCTGAAGGAAAGGAGGATCGAGTTCCTGGCTGAAGGAAAGCGTTGGGGTGATATTCATCGCCTGGCCCTGGATGCCGATTTCGCACCCATTGCAGGTGGTGGTATCCCGTCTAAGTACGGAACCGGTGCCAGCGTAACCGGAAGGATGAACTGCGCCGGTGGCGTTACCTTAACAAGGGCCGTGCCAGCGATCCCCTACAGCGATTTCCGTTTCATCTGGCCAATTCCGCTTGATGAAACCCAACAGAATCCCAACTTTGAGCAGAACCCGAATTATTAA